The following are encoded together in the Pontibacter liquoris genome:
- the metK gene encoding methionine adenosyltransferase has protein sequence MPYLFTSESVSEGHPDKVADQISDALLDEFLKQDPQSKVACETLVTTGLVVLSGEVKTDAYVDVQKVARDVIKRIGYTKSEYKFDADACGVISAIHEQSSDINQGVERANPEDQGAGDQGMMFGYATNETNEYMPLALSISHLLLQELSAIRKEGKEMIYLRPDAKSQVTIRYSDNHVPEKIDTIVISTQHDEFVLPENDSNEAKNAAEEQMVQQISKDVAQILMPRVLRLLPERTQKLFNDDITYHINPTGKFVIGGPHGDTGLTGRKIIVDTYGGKGAHGGGAFSGKDSSKVDRSAAYATRHIAKNLVAAGVADQVLVQVAYAIGVAKPVGLYVTTYGSTHVKDAQGNTMHDGEIAERVSKLFDMRPYAIVQRYGLQNPIFAETAAYGHMGRTPGVKQVEISRNGHKEVKEFETFTWEKLDYVDKIKQEFSL, from the coding sequence ATGCCTTATTTATTTACTTCTGAATCAGTATCAGAAGGACATCCGGATAAAGTAGCCGATCAGATTTCTGATGCGCTGCTAGATGAATTCTTAAAGCAGGACCCGCAGTCGAAAGTAGCTTGCGAAACGCTGGTGACAACAGGCTTGGTCGTGTTGAGCGGTGAGGTGAAAACCGATGCGTATGTAGATGTGCAGAAAGTGGCGCGCGATGTGATCAAGCGCATTGGCTATACAAAATCAGAATACAAGTTCGATGCAGATGCCTGTGGGGTGATCTCGGCTATACATGAGCAATCCAGCGATATTAACCAGGGCGTAGAGCGGGCTAATCCCGAAGACCAGGGTGCCGGTGACCAGGGGATGATGTTCGGCTATGCCACAAACGAGACGAACGAATATATGCCGCTGGCGCTCAGCATTTCGCATTTACTGCTGCAGGAGCTGTCTGCCATCCGCAAAGAGGGCAAGGAGATGATCTACCTGCGCCCCGATGCCAAATCGCAGGTAACCATTCGCTACAGCGACAACCACGTGCCCGAAAAGATCGACACGATTGTGATCTCCACCCAGCACGACGAATTTGTGTTGCCGGAGAATGACAGCAACGAAGCCAAGAATGCAGCCGAGGAGCAGATGGTGCAACAAATTTCAAAAGATGTGGCCCAGATCCTGATGCCGCGGGTACTCCGGTTGTTGCCGGAGCGCACACAGAAGCTGTTTAACGATGATATCACCTATCATATTAACCCGACAGGTAAATTTGTGATCGGTGGCCCCCACGGCGATACCGGCCTGACAGGTCGTAAGATTATTGTGGATACTTATGGCGGCAAAGGAGCCCACGGTGGTGGTGCCTTCTCGGGCAAGGATTCTTCTAAGGTAGACCGTTCAGCCGCTTATGCCACACGCCATATTGCCAAGAACCTGGTAGCTGCCGGCGTAGCCGATCAGGTACTGGTGCAGGTGGCATATGCCATTGGCGTAGCAAAGCCTGTTGGCCTGTATGTAACTACCTATGGCTCTACCCATGTAAAAGATGCGCAGGGCAACACAATGCACGATGGCGAGATCGCTGAAAGGGTGAGCAAGCTGTTTGACATGCGTCCGTATGCCATTGTGCAGCGCTATGGGCTGCAGAACCCGATCTTTGCCGAAACAGCCGCCTACGGCCATATGGGCAGAACGCCGGGAGTGAAGCAAGTGGAAATAAGCCGCAATGGCCATAAGGAGGTAAAGGAGTTCGAAACCTTTACGTGGGAAAAGCTGGACTACGTAGACAAAATCAAGCAGGAATTCAGCCTGTAA
- a CDS encoding phosphatase PAP2 family protein — MKRILTLLIILTLFSGQAFCQDDSPYKTSLKVDAPVIVAGMGLSYYGLTLMMDKEGLSEAQIMNLRKSDVNGFDRFSAGWHSDQAKKTSDIPFYSSFAAPALLLLNDNVRSKAGQVLVLYVETMAVTGAIFTMTNGNVPRIRPLVYSNEVALSDKKKANARNAFFAGHTAAAASASFFAAKIFHDFNVSSSAEPYVWAAAAAVPATVGYLRLKAGKHFLSDNLIGYAVGAASGILVPQLHKKANKRDISLIPVSSPEYNGAVLTYTF; from the coding sequence ATGAAACGGATTTTAACCCTCCTGATTATACTTACGCTCTTTTCCGGGCAAGCTTTTTGCCAGGACGACTCTCCTTATAAGACCAGCTTAAAAGTGGATGCCCCGGTGATTGTGGCCGGCATGGGGCTGAGCTACTATGGCTTAACCCTGATGATGGACAAAGAAGGACTTTCGGAAGCCCAGATCATGAACCTGCGGAAAAGCGACGTAAATGGCTTTGACCGCTTTTCAGCGGGCTGGCACTCTGACCAGGCAAAGAAAACCAGCGACATTCCCTTTTACAGCTCCTTTGCCGCCCCGGCGCTGCTGCTGCTCAACGACAACGTCCGCAGCAAAGCCGGACAGGTACTGGTGCTTTATGTAGAGACGATGGCAGTAACAGGCGCTATCTTTACGATGACGAATGGCAACGTGCCGCGCATTCGCCCCCTGGTCTATAGCAACGAGGTGGCGCTTTCTGATAAGAAAAAAGCGAACGCCCGGAATGCCTTCTTTGCCGGCCATACGGCTGCGGCGGCCAGTGCCTCTTTCTTTGCGGCCAAGATCTTTCATGACTTCAATGTGAGTTCCAGTGCCGAGCCCTATGTATGGGCGGCGGCGGCGGCCGTGCCGGCCACGGTGGGTTATCTGCGCCTGAAGGCGGGCAAGCACTTCCTGAGCGACAACCTGATCGGGTATGCGGTTGGGGCTGCCTCCGGTATACTGGTGCCGCAGCTGCACAAAAAAGCCAATAAGCGGGACATCAGCCTGATCCCTGTCTCCTCGCCGGAGTATAACGGGGCAGTGCTGACGTATACTTTCTAA
- a CDS encoding RagB/SusD family nutrient uptake outer membrane protein — MNKKIKNNFTASLLLGALAFTSVSCDVIEKEPIENFSPEAVFSTPDRIEKAVVGMYDDNQNAEFLGGRALIYSDVRGADTDPATFFGGIGLFNTLSNDGTVTAAWTGGYRAIYTANQFMQALAANRDKVPSDVLAKQYEAEARFIRAINHWYLVNLFAQPYTFSADGSHAGIPISLKAFDATSAFSPEAQIPRSTVAQVYAQIEEDLKFGADNLPTRAGNNFGDVARATQGAAEAMLMRLYLYKGDNAKAIEYADKVKARGYVLNPSPVTIFTNYTTKESIFSVAHNQGDNPNTNNSLGQHYSPVKRGDISVTPYLNLFGAQELNDLRKASLVTIDAKKKAWTLKYTDNTQWVPVIRYAEVVLTKAEALAKQSDLPSQEALDLLNSIRKRAGATELTLLDVPTKDALVNTILLERRRELAFEGHGMFDLLRNKKDIPANGSNAAQAYGSNKTILPIPQVDIQANPKLEQNPGY, encoded by the coding sequence ATGAACAAAAAAATAAAAAATAATTTTACTGCGTCACTCTTGCTGGGAGCACTTGCTTTTACCTCAGTGTCTTGCGACGTAATCGAAAAAGAGCCAATAGAGAATTTTTCTCCGGAGGCTGTTTTCTCTACGCCTGACCGGATCGAGAAAGCTGTAGTGGGTATGTACGACGACAACCAGAATGCTGAATTCCTGGGTGGCCGTGCGCTGATCTATTCAGACGTACGTGGTGCTGACACAGATCCTGCCACGTTCTTTGGTGGTATTGGCTTATTCAATACATTATCGAACGACGGTACTGTTACGGCAGCGTGGACGGGCGGTTATAGAGCGATCTATACAGCTAACCAGTTCATGCAGGCATTGGCAGCAAACCGCGACAAAGTACCTTCTGATGTATTAGCTAAGCAGTATGAAGCTGAAGCAAGATTTATCAGAGCGATAAACCACTGGTACCTGGTTAACCTGTTTGCGCAGCCTTATACGTTCTCTGCTGATGGTTCGCACGCTGGTATTCCGATCTCATTGAAAGCATTTGATGCTACAAGTGCATTCTCTCCAGAGGCTCAGATACCAAGAAGCACTGTTGCCCAGGTATATGCTCAGATAGAGGAAGACCTGAAATTTGGTGCTGATAATCTTCCAACGCGTGCCGGCAATAACTTCGGAGATGTTGCCCGTGCCACTCAGGGTGCAGCTGAAGCAATGTTAATGCGTTTATATTTATATAAAGGCGATAATGCAAAGGCTATTGAGTATGCGGATAAAGTAAAAGCAAGAGGTTATGTTCTTAACCCTTCTCCTGTTACGATATTCACTAACTACACAACAAAAGAGTCGATCTTCTCTGTAGCGCACAACCAAGGGGATAACCCTAATACAAACAACTCGCTTGGTCAGCACTACTCTCCGGTTAAGCGCGGCGATATCTCGGTAACACCTTACCTGAACCTGTTTGGAGCGCAAGAGCTGAACGACCTGCGTAAAGCCTCTCTGGTAACAATTGATGCCAAGAAAAAAGCCTGGACGCTGAAGTATACAGATAACACCCAGTGGGTACCTGTTATCCGTTACGCTGAGGTCGTATTAACCAAGGCCGAAGCGCTTGCCAAGCAATCCGATCTTCCGAGCCAGGAAGCGCTTGATCTGCTGAATTCAATTCGCAAGAGAGCCGGTGCTACAGAGCTTACACTGCTGGATGTGCCTACTAAGGATGCGCTTGTTAATACCATTCTGCTTGAAAGAAGAAGAGAACTGGCCTTTGAAGGACATGGAATGTTCGATCTGCTTAGAAATAAGAAAGATATTCCTGCTAACGGATCTAACGCTGCTCAGGCCTATGGATCTAATAAAACCATACTTCCTATTCCTCAGGTAGATATCCAGGCGAACCCTAAACTGGAGCAGAACCCTGGTTATTAA
- a CDS encoding SusC/RagA family TonB-linked outer membrane protein — protein MRKVLLLGLVMFLTLVSQAWAQSRVVSGKVTDQATGDALPGVAVLVKGTTVGTATGVDGAYTINVPANGSTLEFRFIGYTTQERAIGNASTINVTLSTDNKQLQEVVVVGYGVKEVKDVTGSITSIKASTIENQPVQSFDQSLAGRAAGVQITNTSGVLADGVTVRVRGVGSISNSSQPLYVIDGVPMAQVSNLNSFNSGNGTRYNPLADLNPNDIQSIEVLKDAAASALYGSRAANGVILVTTKRGKAGTSKITYDYYTGFHEVVNRPDMLNGDDYIAIQNEKAANRFGAGDPKSIIAGNVDLNEDGVPDRTDWLDEIFRRGTVQNHQLSLSGGTEKASYYGSATYADQQGVTEGNRLKRGGARLNIDITPKDWVKAGLSTSFTKSLNNGILSEGYLAGAGVAGFNAAPNVPVYGNDGFYYLNSLGLLGDGANNTTYKLNNFYHPLANLQLQRNNNTSQRILGNAYIEVQPIKDLKVTSKYGIDYIDNFEDQYSDPRIAGLGRSYNGLVQTNNLRRNQWNWSNYATYNKLIAEQHNISATAGLEYQQVDQYSIGAYAGDFADPFFKDIISGTFSEQLGADGSRTHNGFDSYFGRLSYDFGNKYYAEAAFRADAFSGFGMDNKRGYFPAGSIGWRISEENFMHQFEFLDDLKLRASYGVVGNSNIADFASRTLYGGGLYAEQNGLSPVQVGNSNLKWETSTKLDIGFDMSVLNNRIGVTFDYFYNDISDLVLRAPVLRTTGIPGAAVSTNIGSMYNKGVELSINTVNIENNGFSWTSNFNFSAVKNEVTSLYNDVPVVSGSSEAAVGYGIGEFKLIRWAGVNPANGNAQFLDKDGVLKQYDPATKKYYLADGTETSDITANDAVYAGNPYPKWFGGFDNTFKYKGFDLGVFFQYSGGNKILNTTRAGLMTNYLNNNIAEIKDRWQKPGDETNVPRLYLQDNISTRTSTRWLEDGDFLRLRQVSLGYNLPSAVVSKLGINNIRVYGQVQNAFVWTKYSGSDPEVNTNRNVNIAYGVDNRSIPQARSFTFGVNVGI, from the coding sequence ATGAGAAAAGTTCTATTATTAGGCTTGGTTATGTTCCTAACGCTTGTTAGTCAGGCGTGGGCACAAAGCCGGGTTGTTTCAGGAAAGGTGACTGACCAAGCCACCGGGGATGCGCTACCAGGCGTTGCAGTCCTTGTTAAAGGAACCACTGTAGGAACTGCTACTGGTGTAGATGGGGCTTACACAATCAATGTGCCAGCAAATGGTAGCACCTTAGAGTTTCGTTTCATTGGTTATACAACCCAGGAACGAGCAATCGGAAATGCTTCCACAATTAATGTGACCCTGAGCACAGACAACAAGCAGCTGCAGGAAGTGGTGGTTGTAGGATATGGTGTGAAAGAAGTGAAAGATGTGACAGGTTCTATTACCAGCATCAAAGCATCTACCATTGAGAACCAGCCGGTACAAAGTTTCGACCAGTCTCTTGCTGGCCGCGCAGCCGGTGTGCAGATCACGAATACCAGTGGTGTGCTGGCGGATGGCGTAACAGTACGTGTACGTGGTGTTGGCTCTATCTCTAACAGCTCACAGCCGCTTTATGTAATTGACGGTGTGCCAATGGCACAGGTGTCAAACCTGAACTCCTTCAACAGCGGTAACGGTACGCGCTACAACCCGCTTGCCGACTTGAACCCGAACGACATTCAGTCTATAGAAGTACTAAAAGATGCGGCTGCTTCTGCGCTTTATGGTTCGCGTGCAGCTAACGGCGTTATCCTGGTAACAACAAAAAGAGGTAAAGCAGGTACCTCAAAAATTACTTACGACTACTATACCGGCTTCCATGAAGTAGTTAACAGACCCGATATGTTGAATGGTGATGATTATATCGCGATTCAAAACGAAAAAGCGGCAAACCGTTTTGGTGCTGGTGATCCTAAGAGCATAATCGCTGGTAACGTAGACTTGAATGAAGATGGTGTTCCGGACAGAACAGACTGGTTGGATGAAATCTTCAGAAGAGGTACTGTACAGAACCACCAGCTCTCACTTTCCGGTGGTACTGAAAAAGCGTCTTACTATGGCTCTGCTACTTACGCTGACCAGCAGGGTGTTACAGAAGGCAACAGACTCAAAAGAGGTGGTGCCCGTCTGAACATCGATATTACTCCAAAGGATTGGGTTAAAGCAGGTCTCAGCACCAGCTTTACAAAGTCTCTTAACAATGGTATCCTTTCTGAAGGTTACCTGGCAGGTGCTGGTGTAGCTGGTTTCAACGCTGCTCCTAACGTGCCTGTTTATGGCAATGATGGCTTCTATTACCTGAACAGCCTTGGCTTGCTGGGCGATGGTGCGAACAACACCACCTACAAGCTCAATAACTTCTACCACCCGCTGGCTAACCTTCAGTTACAGCGTAACAACAACACGTCGCAGCGTATTTTAGGTAATGCTTACATCGAAGTACAGCCTATCAAAGATCTGAAAGTGACTTCAAAGTATGGTATTGATTACATCGACAACTTCGAAGACCAGTACAGCGACCCACGTATTGCCGGCCTTGGCAGAAGCTACAACGGCCTTGTGCAGACAAACAACCTGCGTCGTAACCAGTGGAACTGGTCAAACTATGCTACCTACAATAAACTGATTGCAGAGCAGCATAACATTTCAGCAACAGCTGGTCTGGAGTACCAGCAGGTTGATCAGTATTCTATCGGTGCTTACGCAGGCGACTTTGCTGATCCGTTCTTCAAAGATATCATTTCCGGTACTTTCTCTGAGCAGCTTGGTGCTGACGGTAGCAGAACACATAACGGATTTGATTCATACTTCGGCCGGTTGTCTTACGATTTCGGCAACAAGTATTATGCTGAGGCTGCTTTCCGTGCGGACGCTTTCTCTGGTTTTGGTATGGATAACAAGCGTGGTTATTTCCCTGCCGGTTCTATTGGCTGGAGAATTTCTGAAGAAAACTTCATGCACCAGTTCGAGTTCCTGGACGATCTGAAGCTGCGTGCCAGTTACGGTGTGGTTGGTAACTCCAATATCGCTGATTTTGCATCAAGAACACTATACGGTGGTGGCCTGTATGCTGAGCAGAACGGTTTGAGCCCGGTGCAGGTTGGTAACTCAAATCTTAAGTGGGAAACTTCTACGAAACTGGACATCGGTTTCGATATGTCTGTATTGAACAACCGCATTGGCGTTACATTCGACTACTTCTATAACGACATCTCTGACCTTGTGTTGAGAGCTCCGGTACTTAGAACTACTGGTATCCCTGGTGCAGCAGTAAGCACAAACATTGGCTCTATGTACAACAAAGGTGTTGAGCTATCGATCAACACAGTAAATATTGAAAATAATGGTTTCTCTTGGACCTCCAATTTCAACTTCTCTGCTGTGAAGAACGAAGTAACCAGCCTTTACAACGATGTACCAGTAGTTAGTGGTTCAAGCGAAGCGGCTGTTGGGTATGGTATCGGGGAGTTCAAACTGATCCGTTGGGCAGGTGTAAACCCAGCCAATGGTAACGCACAGTTCCTGGACAAAGATGGTGTGCTGAAGCAGTATGATCCGGCTACAAAGAAGTATTACCTGGCTGATGGTACTGAGACTTCAGACATCACTGCTAACGATGCTGTGTATGCAGGCAACCCATATCCGAAATGGTTCGGTGGCTTTGATAACACCTTCAAGTATAAAGGCTTTGATCTGGGTGTGTTCTTCCAGTACAGCGGAGGCAACAAGATCCTGAACACCACACGAGCCGGCTTGATGACCAATTATCTCAATAACAACATTGCTGAGATTAAGGACAGATGGCAGAAACCAGGTGATGAGACAAATGTTCCAAGATTGTACCTGCAGGATAACATCTCTACCCGTACTTCAACCAGATGGTTAGAAGATGGCGACTTCCTGAGATTACGTCAGGTGAGCCTTGGTTATAACCTGCCTTCTGCTGTAGTATCTAAGCTTGGTATCAACAATATCCGTGTGTATGGACAAGTACAAAATGCCTTTGTATGGACCAAATACTCTGGATCTGATCCCGAAGTTAACACGAACAGAAACGTGAACATTGCCTACGGTGTTGATAACCGTTCTATTCCGCAGGCTCGTAGCTTCACGTTTGGTGTAAATGTTGGTATCTAA
- a CDS encoding prolyl oligopeptidase family serine peptidase has protein sequence MMLLKKRAMALMAGLLLCGGALQAQNTKMVLSVEKVMRDTKWKGTSPSNIFWAEDGKKIYFDWNPEGNRQDSLYSVSADGKNLKKVSATERRKLPAPEGNYNRAQTRKVYEKNGDIFLYDSKSGKAQQVTATVERESSPSFSFDEQKVVYLKDSNLFAWNISNGQTRQLTDFRKGSKPAAESKDPQRVWLREQQLALLQVVREREQDNAAQKLQQKRDTPTRPKEIYLEDKAVGSVTLSPDEQFVTYQLISRPKNAKVAVVPNYVTASGYTEDINARTKVGDAQTRSEFYVYDTRRDTAFAVTMKEVEGIYEQPAYLQAQKAKASATKELDTKAKKPEMRPTVIYGPYWSENGKHAVVVARSEDNKDRWIMTLEPATGKLTVLDRQHDDAWINGPGISYGPGDIGWLPDNKQVWFESEESGYAHLYTADITTGKKKALTSGKYEVSAVRLSKDKKHFYFSANKVHPGEQHFYRLPVQGGDMVQLTTLPGASEVTLSPDEKTLAIRYSYTNKPWELYVMDNKKGAKPKQVTHSTTPEFESYAWRDPEVISFKARDGQEVYARVYRPAKLETNGPAVVFVHGAGYLQNAHKWWSSYEREYMFHNFLADQGYTVMDIDYRGSAGYGRDVRTGIYEFMGGKDLNDEVDGAKYLASKYSVDPKRIGIYGGSYGGFMTLMAMFTQPDVFAAGAALRSVTDWAHYNHGYTSNILNTPQTDSLAYAKSSPIYYAEGLKGALLMCHGMVDTNVHFQDIVRLSQRLIELGKENWELAVYPVESHGFVEPSSWTDEYKRVYKLFEENLKKK, from the coding sequence ATGATGCTATTGAAAAAACGAGCCATGGCGCTCATGGCCGGGCTGTTGCTGTGCGGTGGGGCACTGCAGGCGCAGAACACTAAAATGGTGCTCAGCGTGGAGAAAGTAATGCGCGACACAAAATGGAAGGGAACCTCTCCGAGTAATATCTTCTGGGCAGAAGATGGCAAAAAAATATACTTCGACTGGAACCCTGAAGGCAACCGCCAGGACTCTCTCTACAGCGTATCGGCTGACGGGAAGAACCTGAAGAAAGTGAGTGCCACCGAGCGGCGCAAGCTGCCCGCACCGGAAGGCAACTATAACCGGGCTCAAACCCGCAAAGTATACGAGAAGAACGGCGATATCTTTCTATATGATAGCAAGTCGGGCAAAGCGCAGCAGGTAACTGCTACCGTGGAACGGGAAAGCAGCCCAAGCTTCAGCTTTGATGAGCAGAAAGTAGTGTACCTGAAGGACAGTAACCTGTTTGCCTGGAACATCAGCAACGGCCAGACCCGCCAGCTAACCGATTTCCGGAAAGGCAGCAAGCCTGCCGCGGAGAGCAAAGACCCGCAGCGCGTCTGGTTGCGGGAGCAGCAACTGGCCCTGTTGCAGGTAGTGCGCGAGCGCGAGCAGGATAATGCCGCCCAAAAGCTGCAGCAGAAGCGCGATACGCCCACCCGGCCCAAAGAGATCTACCTCGAGGACAAAGCCGTAGGCAGCGTGACCCTAAGCCCGGACGAGCAGTTTGTAACCTACCAGCTGATCAGCCGCCCCAAAAACGCGAAAGTGGCAGTTGTGCCAAATTATGTGACCGCCTCCGGCTACACCGAAGATATTAACGCCCGCACCAAAGTAGGCGACGCACAAACCAGGTCTGAATTTTATGTGTACGACACCCGCCGCGACACCGCCTTTGCCGTGACGATGAAAGAGGTGGAAGGCATTTACGAGCAACCGGCCTACCTGCAGGCGCAGAAAGCCAAAGCATCGGCCACAAAGGAGCTGGACACGAAGGCAAAAAAGCCGGAAATGCGGCCAACGGTGATCTATGGCCCTTACTGGTCAGAAAACGGAAAGCATGCCGTGGTGGTGGCCCGCTCAGAAGATAACAAGGACCGCTGGATCATGACGCTGGAGCCCGCAACAGGCAAGCTGACCGTACTGGACCGCCAGCACGACGATGCCTGGATCAACGGCCCGGGCATCAGCTACGGCCCGGGTGATATTGGCTGGTTGCCTGATAATAAGCAGGTATGGTTCGAGTCTGAAGAGAGTGGTTATGCCCATCTCTATACCGCTGATATTACTACAGGCAAGAAAAAGGCGCTTACCAGCGGCAAGTATGAAGTATCGGCCGTCCGGTTATCGAAGGATAAAAAGCACTTCTACTTTTCCGCCAACAAGGTGCATCCGGGCGAGCAGCATTTTTACCGGCTGCCGGTGCAGGGCGGCGACATGGTGCAGCTCACCACTTTGCCGGGTGCCTCCGAGGTAACTTTGTCGCCGGATGAGAAAACGCTGGCCATCCGCTACTCCTACACCAACAAACCCTGGGAGCTGTATGTGATGGACAATAAAAAGGGTGCGAAGCCAAAGCAGGTGACGCACTCCACTACCCCAGAATTCGAGTCGTATGCGTGGCGCGATCCGGAAGTGATCTCCTTTAAAGCGCGCGACGGGCAGGAAGTATACGCCCGCGTATACCGCCCTGCCAAGCTGGAAACAAACGGCCCAGCTGTGGTCTTTGTGCACGGTGCCGGCTACTTGCAGAATGCCCACAAATGGTGGAGCAGCTACGAGCGCGAGTATATGTTCCATAACTTTCTGGCCGACCAGGGCTATACAGTAATGGATATCGATTACCGGGGCAGTGCAGGGTATGGCCGCGACGTGCGCACGGGCATCTATGAGTTTATGGGCGGCAAAGATTTAAACGATGAAGTGGATGGCGCTAAGTATTTGGCCAGCAAGTATAGCGTCGATCCGAAACGCATTGGCATCTATGGCGGCTCGTATGGTGGTTTCATGACGCTGATGGCCATGTTCACACAGCCCGATGTGTTTGCCGCCGGCGCAGCCCTGCGTTCGGTTACAGACTGGGCCCATTACAACCATGGCTATACATCCAACATCCTGAACACGCCCCAGACAGACAGCCTGGCTTACGCCAAAAGCTCACCTATTTACTACGCCGAGGGCCTGAAAGGTGCCTTGCTCATGTGCCACGGCATGGTAGATACGAATGTGCATTTCCAGGATATCGTACGCCTGTCGCAGCGCCTGATCGAACTGGGCAAAGAGAATTGGGAACTGGCCGTATACCCTGTGGAGAGCCACGGTTTTGTGGAGCCTTCGAGCTGGACAGACGAGTATAAGCGGGTGTATAAATTGTTTGAAGAGAACCTGAAGAAGAAGTAA
- a CDS encoding amidase, producing the protein MNKYKLYVLVGATCFVSGAFVTKLADDKITIAVLQDAQKLMGLHFTDAQLDSATSEVEDFRKSYEAIRKVPLPNNVAPALVFNPIPVGYTFEQQRQAFEVATPDNVKLPKNRDELAFYTIPQLAQLIRTRQLSSVELTTFYLNRLKKYGPKLECVITLTDELALQQARQADQEIKAGKYKGLLHGIPFGVKDLLSTRKYKTTWGAMPYKDQVLNEDATVVKRLQDAGAVLVAKTTLGALAMGDVWFGGKTRSPWDITKGSSGSSAGSASAVAAGLLPFAIGTETLGSIVSPSTACGTTGLRPTFGRVSRHGAMALSWSMDKIGPIARSAEDCAIVFNAIYGPDGQDPSVYDAPFNYNTSINPRKLRVGYLKQDFEKKYGFQENDWAALKVLRDAGIELVPLELPDLPAGELALTISVEGAAAFDELTRSGRDSLLVQQHKNAWPNLFRSARFVPAVEYLQAQRVRTLLVQQMQEKLKDVDVYISPSFASQNLVVTNLTGHPCVVVPNGFQKNGMPTTITFMGKLFGEAQLLAFANFYQGLTNFDEQHPTLAFANTKTKKQKAK; encoded by the coding sequence ATGAACAAGTATAAACTTTATGTTCTTGTGGGGGCAACCTGCTTTGTTTCCGGGGCCTTTGTAACCAAACTGGCAGACGATAAAATAACCATTGCGGTGCTGCAGGATGCCCAGAAACTCATGGGGCTGCACTTTACCGACGCGCAGCTCGATTCTGCCACTTCGGAGGTGGAGGATTTCAGGAAGAGCTACGAGGCTATCCGCAAAGTGCCTTTGCCGAATAATGTGGCGCCTGCCCTGGTGTTTAACCCCATCCCGGTAGGCTATACGTTCGAGCAGCAGCGCCAAGCCTTTGAAGTAGCGACGCCTGACAACGTGAAACTCCCCAAAAACAGGGACGAGCTGGCTTTTTATACCATTCCGCAACTGGCACAGCTCATTCGCACCCGGCAGCTATCGTCTGTAGAGCTGACCACTTTTTACCTCAACCGCCTGAAGAAGTATGGCCCTAAGCTCGAGTGTGTCATTACCCTTACCGACGAGCTGGCCCTGCAACAGGCGCGCCAGGCAGACCAGGAAATAAAGGCAGGCAAGTATAAAGGGCTGCTCCACGGCATTCCGTTCGGGGTAAAAGATTTGCTTTCTACCCGCAAGTATAAAACCACCTGGGGCGCGATGCCTTACAAAGACCAGGTGCTTAACGAAGATGCCACGGTTGTAAAACGCCTGCAGGACGCCGGGGCAGTACTGGTTGCTAAAACCACCTTGGGTGCGCTGGCCATGGGCGATGTATGGTTTGGTGGCAAAACGCGCTCGCCCTGGGATATCACCAAAGGCTCCAGTGGCTCATCGGCCGGCTCGGCGTCGGCAGTGGCTGCCGGTCTGCTGCCTTTTGCCATTGGCACCGAAACACTGGGCTCTATTGTGTCGCCCTCTACCGCCTGTGGCACCACGGGGCTGCGACCTACCTTTGGCCGGGTGAGCCGGCATGGCGCCATGGCCCTGAGCTGGTCGATGGACAAGATCGGGCCCATCGCACGCTCGGCAGAAGATTGCGCCATTGTGTTCAACGCCATTTACGGCCCCGACGGGCAGGATCCTTCCGTATACGATGCGCCGTTCAACTATAACACAAGTATAAACCCCAGGAAGCTGCGCGTGGGCTACCTCAAGCAGGACTTTGAGAAGAAGTATGGCTTCCAGGAAAACGATTGGGCTGCTTTAAAGGTATTGCGTGATGCCGGCATCGAGCTGGTGCCGTTGGAGCTACCCGACCTGCCGGCAGGCGAGCTGGCCCTGACCATTTCGGTGGAGGGAGCGGCAGCCTTTGATGAGCTGACCCGCAGCGGCCGCGACAGCCTGCTGGTGCAGCAACATAAAAATGCCTGGCCTAACCTGTTTCGGTCTGCCCGGTTTGTGCCTGCCGTAGAGTATCTGCAGGCCCAGCGTGTGCGCACCTTGCTGGTGCAGCAAATGCAGGAAAAGCTCAAGGATGTGGATGTCTACATCAGCCCTTCTTTTGCCAGCCAAAACCTGGTGGTAACCAACCTGACCGGCCACCCGTGTGTGGTGGTGCCGAACGGCTTCCAGAAGAATGGCATGCCGACCACCATCACGTTTATGGGCAAGCTCTTTGGCGAGGCGCAGTTGCTGGCCTTTGCCAACTTCTACCAGGGATTGACCAATTTTGACGAGCAGCATCCGACGCTGGCCTTTGCGAATACGAAAACAAAGAAGCAGAAGGCAAAATAA